The genomic window TGTAGTGATAGCCATAGAAAGATGTCAGAAAAAGATAGCTCGGCTGGAACAAGTTCACAAGTTCCTACCAAGGATAAGCCAGTATCTCTCAAGCTTGTGGGGGATACTATTAAAGAGGCTCTTCACGACTTTAAGGGCTATTTGGATTCATCGCTAAACAGTTTGCGACAGGAGACGAGTAAGAAACAAGAAAATACAGAGGAGCAGGTATTGCAGATAAAGAGAGCGTCAGAGCTTACTCTCAACTTTAAAGGCAATAAATCGCAGTTTGATTTTAACGCAGGGGTTCTAGAAAAGCTAGAGAGGGCAGAGAAGTCTCTGGATCAAGGTGACAGCGTTAGCGCTACACCGTTAGTTAAGGAAGCGGTGGCATCGTTGAAGAAACGAAATAAGTTAATCAGAATTGCTGATAAAAGTGCCGCAGGTTAGTaattaaaacataaataaaatgcTTTATGTCCGTATCCGTATAGTTTCGCAATTGTGAATGCTGTATTATCGCAAAGCGATAGGATCGATAGAACTattaatactagttattataatACCCAGTAATGATGGTATTTCATAATGAACGAGAATGGTTCAATGAGCCAAACACAGATCAGTTTGGATCAGGCGTTATAATGTATTCAATCGATACTATGTTTTCAATAGTTCCCGATTAACAAGCGTTATTCAGCAAAGACGCTGAAGCGTGTTcttttttctattgaattttgtttcAATGGTTTGATTAGGTTGGGCTGCAGTGGATGAGTACCTCAGTGATGACCTCGCAAGCGATTCCGATGATGAGAAAAGGATTAGACAAGCCCAAGCAAGAGCAGTGCGTAAGAAGCGGGGTAACAAAACCAATACGGCCCCAGCAAAGCGTCAGCGGCAGCATGGGCAGGGCGTGGCATTTCCAGTGGATGGCATGCATAGTACTGGGTCTGATCTTTTTCGTGGCCTACAATACAACCGTAGACATTATGCTGGGTATCCAGCAAACACCACAACCAGATGGGGATATGGTCCTAAACAAACGGACATCTGTTTCAACTGTGGAAAAACAGGACATTGGAGGAGAGGGTGCGCACAGCAGGGGTTCAACGCCACAAAAGGAGACAATGCTGGCACCTCCAATCAGTGGAAGTAACATTTTGTCCCAAGGTAAATTAAAAGAGGAGATGCTTGAAATGTAGCGTTACACAAGTATGTAGAATTGTAATAATTATGCGAAGTAATAATTTTAAATAACAATAACACGGCTTCGTGCTTGGTATATATTTTACAGATCCTTTGTTTGGTGAGAGTACCGATCAAGAAACTTCGAACTTTGGGTACGATATGGATTTTTACGTTGAGAATTATTATGACTATGAGCAAGGTAACGATGAACCTATCGTAAAAGGTAGATTAAAGGCAGCTATTGGCTTTTGGAAGAATATTGGTGCAAACCCAGTTGTATTAGACATAATTAGTAACGGATACAAACTTCCTCTTATATCTACTCCACCAAGGAATGTGTTAAAGAACAATAAGTCAGCATTTCAAAATTCGGAATTTGTTTCTCAAGCTATTGCAGAGCTTTTGGATAAAGGGTTGATATCCGAATGCAATGAAATCCCCTTAGTAGTGAACCCACTCTCAGTTTCGGTTCAAAAATCTGGTAAGAAACGTTTGATTTTAGACCTAAGGTATGTGAATCAGTTCCTATGGAAAGATAAAATCAAGTTTGAAGATTGGAAAGTAGCAGCGTCATTTTTAGAGAAAGGCGATTTTTTATTTTCGTTTGACCTGAAATCTGGATATCATCACATAGAAATATACCCTGATCATTGCAAGTATCTAAGTTTTGCATGGTCAGAGGGTGGTTGTACAAAATATTACTCCTTCCTCGTTCTCCCATTTGGCTGTTCAACGGCGccatttttgtttacaaaatgctTAAGACCTTTAGTGAAACACTGGCGTAAACAAGGATTCTTTGTAGTTCTCTACTTAGATGACGGTTGGTGTAGGGCTCAGTCAGAGGAGCTTTGTGGTAAGATCTCAGAGAAGGTAAAGAATGATCTCATAGCAGCCGGGTTAGTGCCTAACGTTGAAAAATCAGTCTGGAAACCAACACAATATCTGACATGGCTGGGATTAGAATGGGATTCAGCCGAATGCTCTATTAAGATAACAGACAGGAGAATTCAAGACCTTCTGAATTCTATAGTTGACGTGCAGAAACGGTTTCCTTTAGTTTGTGCTCGTAAATTGGCCTCTGTAACAGGCAAGATAATATCACTTGGCCCAGTTGTAGGAGGGGTTTCACAGCTAAAATCAAGATTTTTACATCTAGAGATAGCAAACAGAATATACTGGGACCATATATATAGAATAAGTAGTACGAGCAAAGTGATAGAAGAGTTGGTGTTCTGGAAAGCTAGAGTACAGAAAATGAACAAACGTATGTTGTTTGAATATTCTATTCCAAATGTTCTCGTTTATACAGATGCAAGTAGTATAGGTTGCGGTGCATGGTCCACAAGTTGTTCTGGTGAGATGATTTCACAACGGAATTGGGATTCAGATGAACAATTGAAAAGCTCCACTTGGAGAGAGTTAAAGGCGGTATTCTTATCTTTGCAAGCATTTGCACCGAACTTATCCGGTAAAGTAGTGAAACTATTTACAGATAACAAAGGAGTTGTTTCAGTAGTGAACAAAGGTAGCATGGTAGAAGAGCTTTTACAGTTAAGCTTGAATATTTTTGAGTTTTGTATGCAGCATTGCATCAGTTTGGAAGTACAATGGGTTCCTAGAGACCAAAATGCACGCGCTGATGAAATCAGCCGAGAGATAGATTTTGATGACTGGGGAGTCTCACCACAATTTTTTCAGTTTATAGACAATATATGGGGACCACATACGGTTGATCGATTTGCCGATGAGCTTAATACTAGGCTTCCAAAGTTCAATTCTAAATATTGGACCCCATGCGTCCAGCATGTAGATGCATTTGCGTGTGATTGGAGAGCCGAAAACAATTGGCTAGTTCCACCCACTTATCTTGTCGGGGATGTCTTGAGGCATTTAAGATCATGTCATGCAGAAGGTACGTTGGTCATTCCGGCATGGCCTTCAGCACCGTTCTGGCCTCTACTTTTCTCTCAGCATAGCTCGTTCAGTAAACTGGTTAAGTACGTCATGAAGTTTTCAGACCCCAAGGGAGTGTTTGTGCAAGGGAGgaataagaaatcaatttttggaTCCCCATTGCTAAAATCTGAAGTGCTTTGTATCAGACTTTCTGCACGGTAAGGAGGTGCAATGATAATAGATAGGTAGCTTAACCGCATGGTAATAAGCTGATATAGCATACTGTATAGTAGAGAAGCTGCATAGCAATACCAAGGAGCCGAGTGGCAATGGCAGGGAAAAATATGTGAAGGATGATCTCAGTATTGGTAAGATCTCGGGTATCAAATCATACCATATCGATGAGAAGCAGTGAAAGGTGTTAAAGAAGGGATTCgcattttgttttctcttttaatGTTACAGAGACGAAGAAGATAAACAATACAAGTCGACATTGAGTGAGATTCTGAAAGCCTCCAGGGCATCTAGTACTgcttataaatatgataaaacatTTTCCGCATGGGAGAATTGGTGTGAACAGAATAAGGTAACCTCAATACCTGCAGATATCAATGACATTAGTCGTTACTTCATTCATTTATACAATGAGAAAGCTCCATATTCCAGAATAGAGGCAACATTCTACAGTATAAAATGGCGTCACGATTGTTTACCAGAATGCAATCGAAATCCATGTGATAGTAAATTCTTACATAATGTGCTTCAAGGATTAAAGAGAAGGTTAGTCAAACCCATAGTAAAGAAGGAACCGATTACTCCAGAAATTCTGAAGGCAATTGTTAATAAGTTTGGAAATTCAGATAATTTAATGGATATTCGCTTGTGTACTATGATACTTTTGTCCTATGCAGGTTTTCTGCGTCATGAAGAATTAATTAATATACGCAGGTGCGATGTTCAGATATATGATTCACATGCTAACATCTTCATTGTTAAAAGCAAAACTGATATTTACAGACAAGGGGCAAATGTGCTTGTGGCTGCAACGAATTCATTAACATGCCCTGTAAGTATGCTAAGAAAGTACTGTAGTATTGCGCAATTAAATGACGAATCAGACGAAGGTTTTCTTATTAGACCTTTAAATTTCTGTAAAGCTGTTAATACATACAGATTGAGAGCTGGTAATAATCATCTTTCATATTCTAGATGCCTTGAATTGTTCAAAGACGCGCTACGTTCTATAGGTGTAGACCCCAAGCATTTTGGTCTACACAGTCTGAGAAACCGGTGGAGCATCGGCAGCAGCTTCTCTTGGGGTCCCAGACAGGTTATTTAAGAAGCACGGACGCTGGCGCTCAGAGACTGCCAAGGATGGCTATATCAAAGACTCCATGGAGAACAGGCTGTCTGTTTCCTTAAATTTGGGTTTGTAGTACAGAAGAGATGTATTGTATTGTTGAAAGAAATAAGAAAGTATCTTAGGTAAAAATGTTGAATCCAATGAAGTTTTGTAATAGATAtgcaaatattaataatataataaaatggcTAACTTAGTCTCAAGTACGGAAAACTGTATCTACTGCCCGTTCTTTAGTGCCTGAAGTGGGTGAGCGCGTGGGTCTGCCCATCGCTTGCACCGAAGTTCGGATTTCCACTATACGTATTGTCATTATGCTTAATGTTTCTATTTCAGAATGGTGTGCGGGGTGCGGGGTGCGGGGTCGCAAATAAGAGCGAAGGCGgcaatgaaaataatttattagCGTTTGAGGAacgaattagaaaataaatgtatttttattggtCAAGCGTGAGCGGGTTATTTGAATATGAATGCATATTAGCGAGGGCTGAGATGCTGGTGAACAGGCGTGTTCACTGACCGAATTCGCAGCAAGCAGAGTAGACCGTTCGTTTACTTTTcgaatgaaaatattttcttgcaaattattttgaatttatagATTATACCGTGATCTAAGAATCTCGTTACAGATAATATGAATTGGATAAGAGGATCCCCCGTGTCGGAAGATGTTATCGGAGTGCAGAGAATCAGGAGaggaaacaaatttggaaacCCGAGGCATCATGGTCAAGATATGCCGATACACGTGATACaagaagtgtaggcctacatggaacAAGTTTGGTGGTAAGACTGGGAGTTGAAGATATGCTGGGAAGAAAGGAGCGTAGATCATAGGTTGGTGTATCATAGGAGACCGGTAAGTCCCTGTATCCTTTTACTGAGCTGACTACAATCAGCAGGGACTCTTTCATGTTCGTGGGTCTGCCCATCGCTTGCACCGAAGTTCGGATTTCCACTATACGTATTGTCATTATGCTTAATGTTTCTATTTCAGAATGGTGTGCGGGGTGCGGGGTGCGGGGTCGCAAATAAGAGCGAAGGCGgcaatgaaaataatttattagCGTTTGAGGAACGAATTAGAAAATAAGGAATTGTGtagtcaccagagggggttcccatgcaccgagtgcttttttttttctaacttacatttgtGTAATtctgaaggtgtctagtaaatgaattttgatgttcccaaaattaaatattgtcccatggggttcatttggcggccatcttggattccgacaaaattcaattaaattgacataacttttgaactagacatcataggaacacaaatgaccccatttttcgggataatgtggacatgagcaaccaattaaaagggttattttcatgatttaaacatgttggatacattaaaatgcaaaatattactaaaaatagtatctgcaaggcatactcgtctgtatataataggagctctttttggtacattgagaaggatattttgatgttattgatttatttactattttctcttctaggtgcatgacttaacttattattagctagaactggtgttagtgaactaaatatcgtagcatagttatagtgaagtggtggataatatcatgccaaaacgcaagggtgataaaggtaccgagtcagactcactgcagaaacgtccacctgtaaattgtattttgcatgtgagtggtattgagcatctagattatacaccgctcagtaaagtaaggggctccgccactgacaagctggctcaactacatgacatttgcgacaaaagacacattgaacctcatgattcaccctatcgcatggatgatgtctgtaatcacattccggagagtcttgctggtgtagatttatatagaaacaattggatatcatcgaggctgctaccaaaactttactgaaaatcaatatcgtttgaaatgtagtgctAATGAAGCTTCGACATCGcaatcctctcgtaaccgtaaattacaattatcaactgtcatgcgaCTGTACCCCACACAATGTATCTTTTTACTGGAAATTAgagtgtctggaaagactgagagacgcatcaaattcccagtattcaaggacaaatacggagcatttaaggagcctacttggaaacagattgagcctctggcactagaactaggactacatacatcgtctacatagcatggtgctAGGTGAGGACCGCTTTGCAAGAGAGGCGAATGAGAAGCTGAAGGTCCTACTTGAGAACCACATTATCCATGACTCGATCGCCTATGCCAAATTTCATCTAGGTGACAAAGGGTATATCACCAACAACCTGGTCTACAGCGGCAGCATCTCTGCCGCAGACGCGGTGATTGGAAACTACCAAAGCACATACTGCTCTGCACTATCATCCGGCACCTCTACAGAAGCAAACAACTTGCCGCTATTCTcagtaaggcaccagaaacaaatatgttcgatctttggatcgaccgcagtggcggcgccacgggggggcatgggggggcaaatgccccccccagtcagaactcttgccccctgttgccccccagaaaaacccaaaattacgaaaattttcactttttacggtaattttgcgcaaactttgttgattttgccccctgaaattcactttgccccctaatgccccccgaaaaaatttcctggcgccgccactgatcgaccgtcgatgctgcttcgatgcttgttattaatgaactatcaactaattaatcggaATTAACGCTAAATTCACATTGGTCAATATCGCTACAGGCACAGATTACTATTTTATTACAATTAGCAatagtaaatttatttatttcataaataataaggatcgaccaaacatcgatggtcgatcgaaagatcgaactaatttgtttctattgcctaagctGGATATAACTGTGACACTGAGACATATAACTTCGCCTTGGAACTTGAGACAGTGCTGGCCAAGGATCTTGATGAGGTTTCCACATCTCTTACTCTGCAGATCATTACCAGCGAGGGAAAGGATGTGTTTCATCTCgaatgggacaatctaaacaaaacaatgacaaatatTCATGGGCCAAACGTGgtgaacagcactggtgggataatgatacaagatgtgaaacccgggtttgataccacTACTAACCAGGATATCGGACTCTCCCTCTCTACGAGCGTAGATATACCCGAGACCATGGCTTCTGTTCATATCTGTAGTCAAGTCGGGCCCAAATTTCCTGAGGGAACCGTGTTCACTCCGCCCATGATAAATAGCGAAATGTACTCAACATGCATCTCAAAGAATATCGTGTCTGGTCATTTACACGGGAAGCAGTGGGGAGAAGCAgcctgtcccagggtttggtggctTCTTGATCCTCTCAGCTACCGGTGTGAAACCCCAAAGAAAGTCAACTATCGACTATTTCACCCCTATCCATCACCCCTTCACCATCCAAGTGGGACAGGAGTATGTCCTTGTCTTCATATGTGACATACTTCACAATCATGGTAAAAGTGGAGGGGTCCTGTAAAGCGAGGTCGAGGGTGTCACGAGGAGTACATGTCTGTACAAGATTCAGCAAGGTCTTGGGGTTGGTGACTTCAACGTTCTCCTCCTCAATGAATCGCTTAATTAACAAGCGCTTCACCGGCTTCACCGACTGTTTAGAGGCAGAACAGTGCTTTTGCATATGCCTTCCCTGTCAATACACTACGTAGGCAGCCACTGGTAATGAGATCagccaccaaaccctgggacaggtTGCTTCTCCCAATAGCTTCCACAGATGTGAACAGGATCAGGAGCCATGGTCTCGGGTGTATCTACCTTTAGGGAGCGCACCTTGCTCCGCGCGTAGAGAGGGAGAGTTCGATCCTGGTTAgtggtatcaaacccgggtttcacatcttgtatcattatcccaccagtgctgttcacAACATTCTAGCCATGGATattcgtcattgttttgtttagattgtcccatacAAGATGAAACACGTCGTTTCCCTTGCTGATAATGATCTGCGGAGTATTATGTGGAAACCTTAGCCAGCACTGTCTCTGGTTCCTAAGGCGAAGTTGCATGTCTCACAGTGACCCAGCTTACTGAAGATAGTGGTGAGTTGTTTGCTTCTATAGAGGTGCCCGATACTAGTGCAGCATGTGCTTGGTAGAAGAAACAGGGCCACATCCTTATACTTATCTTTGAACCCCAGCTTATATGAAGAAGTcaccgcgtctgcgacagagatgATGGCGCCGTAGACCAGGTTGTAGGTGATATAGCCTTTGTCACCCGGATAAAACTTGGCAAAGGTGATCGAGTCATGAATATCATGGTTCTCAAGTCGGACCTTCAGCTTGTCACTTCTGTACTCTAGATTGGGGAAGCCACTTCTTTCAAACTCTTGTATGATTATACAGAAGATTCAGCGATGTAAGTAACTTAACCTCCTTCTGCCCAACAACTcggtcttgaatgaaatcaaggacAACAGTGAATGCCAGCAGATGTGCAGCAACTTTACGATCCTGCTCTGTTTCAATTGTCGCTTTCGCTTCATCACGCAGGTAAGTTGTGTACTGCGTGTTGAAAGAATCGCGACAGGAATAGTGGAAATTCGCCTCTCTTGCAAACAGGTCCTCACCTtgcaccatgctatgtagacgatgtagtcctaggctcaatctgtttccaattaggctccttaaatgctccgcctttgtccttgaatgctgggaatttgatgcatctctcagtctttccagacactttcatttccagtctttcacaaaagatacattgtggagggaacagtcgcatgacagttgataattgtaatttacggttacgagaggattgtgatgttgaagcttcattagcactacatttcaaacgatattgattttcagtaaagttttggtagcagcctcgatgatatccaattatttctatataaatctacaccagcaagactctccggaatgtgattagagacatcatccatgcgatagggtgaatcatgaggttcagtgtgtcttttgtcgcaaatgtcacgtagctgagccagcttgtcagtggcggagccccttactttactgagcggtgtataatctagatgctcaataccactcacatgcaaaatacaatttacaggtggacgtttctgcagtgagtctgactcggtacctttatcacccttgcgttttggcatgattatccaccacttcactataactatgctacgatatttagttcactaacaccagttctagctaataataagttaagtcatgcacctagaagagaaaatagtaaataaatcaataacataaaaatatccttctcaatgtaccaaaaagagctcctatatacagacgagtatgccttgaagatactatttttagtaatattttgcattttaatgtatccaacatgtttaaatcatgaaaataacccttttaattgattgctcatgtccacattatcccgaaaaatgggggtcatttgtcttcctatgatgtctagttcaaaagttatgtcaatttcatttaattttgtcggaatccaagatggccgccaaatgaacgccatgggacataatgttttgaattttaatgtatccaacatgtttaaattatgaaaataacccttttaattggttgctcatgtccacattatcccgaaaaatggggtcatttgtcttcctatgatgtctagttcaaaagttatgtcaatttaattgaattttgtcggaatccaagatggccgccaaatgaaccccatgggacaatatttaattttgggaacatcaaaattcatttactagacaccttcaggattacaaaaatgtaagttagaaaaaaaagcactcggtgcatgggaaccccctctggtgactaCACTATACCAGTTGCATTAATGTTTCAGAATGCAATCAACAAAAATGTCATGCTTTTACCAATCGGAGCTAGTGATGACGGCGCTCACTCGCAGAATGAGAAatttaatatatcaaattacatgAATGGGGTAAGAAAACAAAGcggtatattaaagccatatttgtAACATTTACTAAGGAGGACGCCCtctaaattctgtttttacacgattgtaatgtactttattatacTATCGTAAGCCtaccttgcaaaaatcaagacttgtagttttggaaaagaaatactaatctattttttatggaaatgatacaatatggctttaaatgttctATACGCTAACAATGTGCAAATCCATTTTTAACGTTTATTGCCTCCCGGTATTCCCTCTTCTTATTCTGCTTTAATAATGTTTATGGTTCACCCTTAGCCTTCTTTCATGGTTTTATGCAGTCATTCTGTTGCTGTCAGCTGAtttgttttctcttttctttgtttCCCCTCTATTCAGCACTTCTTCTCTTGTTCTTTTCAAgttgaaattaaaaaattaaacttATCCAAGTaaccttattattttctttatgttgcGTAATCTAGGTTATTCATTCTTTATCTGCCTTTTTCAGGTCAAACTTTTGGGAGCGTACTTCGAAGAAGTGGGCAAGCTGGAGTAGTTTTAAAACGACTTTACGTTTTGAGTGTTTTGTGGTTAAAATTATTATGAAAAGGGTTACGTTGCTTATCTCACATAGGTATTGCAATGAGTGTTATATTGCTCACGAACTTGTTAAGTAAGCTGCTTTACATTGGTATTGCAAACAGTGGTAATATTGCATTACTATCGCCCTTGCTAAGTAAGCTATGTTACATTTGCATTGCAAAGAGTAAAAAAATACTGAGCAATTTGTTCTTGTTCTTTGCTCATGCTTGTTGAGTAGGTCATATATTTAAAATAGTGGTAAAATTACAATGCTCTCACGCACTTATAAAATTAAATTGTTCACAAACTTGTTAAGTATTTACATTGGTATTGCAAGGAGGTGTACATTACATTACCCACGCACTTGTTAAGTAGGTTATGTTACATTGGTATTGCAAGGggtggtaaaattacattgctcacgcACTTGTTAAGTAGGCCATGTTGCATTGGTATTGTAAGGAGTGGTAAAATTACATTTCCCACGAACTTGTTAACTTAGGCTATGATACATTGGCATTGTAAggaatggtaaaattacattgctcacgtACTTGTTAAGTAGGTTATGTTACATTGGCATTGCAAGGagtggtaaaattacattgctcacgcACTTGTTAAGTAGGCTATGATACATTGGTATTGTAAGGagtggtaaaattacattgctctCGCACTTGTTAAGTAGGCTATGGTGCATTGGTATTGCAAGGagtggtaaaattacattgctcacgcACTTGTTAAGTAGGCTATGATACATTGGCATTGTAAggaatggtaaaattacattgctctCGCACTTGTTAAGTAGGCTATGGTGCATTGGTATTGCAAGGagtggtaaaattacattgctcacgcACTTGTTAAGTAGGCTATGATACATTGGTATTGCAAAGAGTGGTAAAATTATTATTGCTCACGAACGGAGAAAGTTGCTTTACATTGGTATTGCAAACAGTGGTAAAATTACATTACTATCGCACTTGCTATAAGTAAGCTATATTACATTGGTATTGCAAAGAGTGGTAAAATTACATCTGTAAAAATccatctgtgatgtcaaatttgcgcaaaaatgctcaattttggagaaaattaaaaaacggtggtttttttttttgtaacgtaacaaaaacattctt from Amphiura filiformis chromosome 5, Afil_fr2py, whole genome shotgun sequence includes these protein-coding regions:
- the LOC140151663 gene encoding uncharacterized protein — its product is MSEKDSSAGTSSQVPTKDKPVSLKLVGDTIKEALHDFKGYLDSSLNSLRQETSKKQENTEEQVLQIKRASELTLNFKGNKSQFDFNAGVLEKLERAEKSLDQGDSVSATPLVKEAVASLKKRNKLIRIADKSAAGWAAVDEYLSDDLASDSDDEKRIRQAQARAVRKKRGNKTNTAPAKRQRQHGQGVAFPVDGMHSTGSDLFRGLQYNRRHYAGYPANTTTRWGYGPKQTDICFNCGKTGHWRRGCAQQGFNATKGDNAGTSNQWK
- the LOC140151664 gene encoding LOW QUALITY PROTEIN: uncharacterized protein (The sequence of the model RefSeq protein was modified relative to this genomic sequence to represent the inferred CDS: deleted 1 base in 1 codon); translation: MDFYVENYYDYEQGNDEPIVKGRLKAAIGFWKNIGANPVVLDIISNGYKLPLISTPPRNVLKNNKSAFQNSEFVSQAIAELLDKGLISECNEIPLVVNPLSVSVQKSGKKRLILDLRYVNQFLWKDKIKFEDWKVAASFLEKGDFLFSFDLKSGYHHIEIYPDHCKYLSFAWSEGGCTKYYSFLVLPFGCSTAPFLFTKCLRPLVKHWRKQGFFVVLYLDDGWCRAQSEELCGKISEKVKNDLIAAGLVPNVEKSVWKPTQYLTWLGLEWDSAECSIKITDRRIQDLLNSIVDVQKRFPLVCARKLASVTGKIISLGPVVGGVSQLKSRFLHLEIANRIYWDHIYRISSTSKVIEELVFWKARVQKMNKRMLFEYSIPNVLVYTDASSIGCGAWSTSCSGEMISQRNWDSDEQLKSSTWRELKAVFLSLQAFAPNLSGKVVKLFTDNKGVVSVVNKGSMVEELLQLSLNIFEFCMQHCISLEVQWVPRDQNARADEISREIDFDDWGVSPQFFQFIDNIWGPHTVDRFADELNTRLPKFNSKYWTPCVQHVDAFACDWRAENNWLVPPTYLVGDVLRHLRSCHAEGTLVIPAWPSAPFWPLLFSQHSSFSKLVKDEEDKQYKSTLSEILKASRASSTAYKYDKTFSAWENWCEQNKVTSIPADINDISRYFIHLYNEKAPYSRIEATFYSIKWRHDCLPECNRNPCDSKFLHNVLQGLKRRLVKPIVKKEPITPEILKAIVNKFGNSDNLMDIRLCTMILLSYAGFLRHEELINIRRCDVQIYDSHANIFIVKSKTDIYRQGANVLVAATNSLTCPVSMLRKYCSIAQLNDESDEGFLIRPLNFCKAVNTYRLRAGNNHLSYSRCLELFKDALRSIGVDPKHFGLHSLRTGGASAAASLGVPDRLFKKHGRWRSETAKDGYIKDSMENRLSVSLNLGL